The genomic DNA TTATAGTAGCAGGCAGCCTGAAAAACAAGGAAACAGGTCACCGAGGACAAGAAAAACGAGCCGCagataaaaataaaatactaGCACAGTGGATCAAAAATATCTCCTCTCCGGAGAAAATTCGCGGAAGAATACGCGTCCAGTAGGTCGTTAAAGACGACTGCCGACTGCAGGccgaaaacaaaaaaagaaaaaagaaaacaggaaATCTCAACCTCGCTAGGCATTCCGTCGAGCAGGACGTGGACGCAATGGCGTGCGCGGTGCAAGCGATGCGAGGAGGATAGGCTAGCTGGGAGCGGGCGGCCGAGGTAGGAGCCATCCCCGCGCAGTGGTTGCCGGGTGGGTGGTGGCCTTCGGAAGGCGAGGAACGGCGGCTCAGCGACGCATGCGTGCTAGCCGGAGAGCGGAGAGAGAGGCGGATAGGGGGATTtacgcggcggcgggccgggagTAGAAAGCAGAAGGGGAGGccagcgggcggcgggggcactGGAGACCGGAGACTGCATGGCACCACGGCGGCGCTCTCAGTACAAGGGGATCCTCGAAGTGCATTTGGTATAGCTGATCTTTTCAACCCAAAATGAAAATGGACAGCAACGCCCCTAATCATCAGATCAGCTCGTTCCAAACCGGACGTTCACCACAACCCCATAAACTCGTCCTCTAGTATTGTAGCTccgtttcttttttaaaaagaattattctGCTTTCATCCATCCGGCTAGAAAATTGAATATACTGCACAGAAATGCCTACTGAATCATGGGACACCACTTGTGATTTTTCGCACAAAAACCAACCAAAACCGTAATCTGAAGGGCTACATGAATGCCAAGCATCTCGCGGGCACCAAAATTACTAACACGGATAACCAGCCAAGGAGGAAGTAAACTATCGATTCTAGACCACGCGAGTTCCGTGGTTATTATGAAATAGTATGTATTTCATCAGTAGGCCTACAAACGAAGGGGTTACAAGTTCGAGACGTCTATATGTAACCTTCGTAGTCTTACAGAAAGCTTTGGCCACTCCTATGCTAGTTGCGGTCTGCCAGCATATCCGTGCGTGTTATCTCGTAGTCTCCGTGGAATCTGAAAGCAGAGGCTGGTAGTTGCAACCCCTGTTTCTATGCAAACCAGCAAGTACATTAGTGAGGTTGGTTCTCGCAGACTTAACTGCTGACTCCACATTTCTGGAAGGTTGGGTAGATCCATTGCTCTGCTCGATCTGCTGAAGTATGTTGATGGCGCTGGGCCAATAAAGGTTTCTGAAGTATCTGAAAGCCATCACCGGACCCATAGCTACTGAAACAGTCAGCTGGGTGGAAGAAGACGTTTGCACCACCGTGCAGCGGGAAGAATAAGGTCAGAACACAGTTTTTATTATGACAGTTATATAGCAACATGGactcaaataaataaatagtttCACGGTTAAAAGCGATACTAGACTTACAGCCATGGTGATCCAGTATGAAGGTTGACCGCACAGGCGAAACATGATTGTGTACATCTCAAGGCTCGGGATGGCACTGAGTATTAAGTTGATCATGTAGAAGGCCACAAAGTTTCCCCAGATGAGAGCGATTTGAGGGTAAGTGAATGAGCTGAAGGCGCAAAAGATGATGTCAGTGATTGTTCTATAATAAATCTCATCCGCGTAGGCACCTGATGAGAGCTTACTTTGTGTCCGTCGTCACAACGAAAGCCTGTAACCAAATGCATCCTGACAGCGCAACCATTGAGAGTTCCTGCATCTCACTTTTCTCATCCGCGTAGGCACATATCGTAATGAAGAAAACGACGAGCGCCTGAAATTGAAAAATTTTAGTCTCATGAAAGAAAATGTAGATCAAATGCATCTAGATGCCTATGCAGTTCACATGCAATTCTCCCATACAGCAAGATTAACAGATTGAAGCACAATTTGTGCTAGATGCAGTAATGGAGCAACTGCATAACTTTTATTTGTAATCCTGTAATCCAGATGCCAAGACAATGCAGTAATGCACACAACACATGCTTACAATACTAATTCATGTATTCGGTGCATGTTCATGTCCATTGGAGAACAAAGGTTGTAGAATAAGAAGCTAATAATTAGGCAAGTATCATGTGTCTTCACTCGACAAATGTGGTTCAGTTTACTGCAGAAGGTCGGCCTGCAGGCTCTTTCCCCACAACCTGCAGGCTCTTTCCCCACAACCCGAGGATAATTCATTTGATGATTGGTGGGCAAGAGTAACTGATAGAGTGAATGGTCAGATACAGAAAGACTCAACTCATTGATCAATTTTGGAAGCATGGTCAGTCTGGAATCATCGTAATCGCTGTGTGTTTGAGGGGGGCCTGCCTAACCTAAACTGAGTTATGGCATCCATAAGAGAAGAGATACACCTTTGGAGTTTGGCCGGGGCTCGAGGAATTTCCCATCTCCTTGCTCTAGTGCCAGTTAATGACTAGGTCTTTTCTCAGGTCAAGGTCAAGTTTATTTGTATGAAAAAGCGAGTGTAGAGGGTGTGAGTGTGTTGTGTTGTACGGGTTTCTAAACCCTTTaatcttcttcttaatataaatgatacgcagctctcctgcgtgttcgagaaaaaaaaattaggcaAGTAGCATGCATTGTCCATGAACAGAATCGGGTACCAGAGCAAGAGATATATGAACAGAATAACTCCCTGATCGTCTTCAATAACCCAAAAATTGCACCACACTTTGGTGACTCTTCAAGATGTGTGATGAGCCGATGCCGGATGAAAAATAACAAGAAACAGATAAAAGATTACTTACATGATATAGTGAGCGCCCAAACCATCCACAAAATGTAGTTGGATTTAGAAGCCTGGTAAGATGATGGAAATAATAATATTAGCAAAACTTATGTAAGAGTACCAAAAATATCAAAAGCACAGAAAGGCAAAATTCTATTTACCTGCCAGCTTGAGAGTGCAGTAAAATCTGGGGGTACTGTAGAGCTGTTGCTTCAGAGATATCCTTGTCAAAAATTATAGTCATCACAGGTAGACTTGTATAGAAAACATTATAAGCCATCAGGCTAACTGAATTGAATAAGCTAGTTCCTGAGAGCCCCGAAAAGAAGGCAAACCTGACAGAGGACTCAGGTGAGCAGTGTAGCCACAAAATCCATGCGAAATTGCAAAGCAGTAGCAGAAGCTAATAATTAAAAGGGAACAGAGACTCACAGAATTTGTATAAAGCATATAAGAAGTGACTTGTAGAAGGAATACTGTGAAATAAATGCCGTTCGATTGTATGAATAACGACCATGAACAAGTATCAACCTCTTCAGAAACTTGAATTCTGCAAAATAAGAAATATCCACAATGTGATTTTTTCCAAAGAAAAATTTATTGACTTTGTAGGTAAAGTGCAAAAGGGTAATAAAGTGACAATTGCAACCATTGAATACTCATATAATGGTAGTAAAGATTGAAACTGTTAGCACATCCAGAATGGATAAAAACAATGTTTGCACAAGTTTGAATCTGGTTTAGCAAATTCCATTAAATCAAATTACCAGATTTCTGGAAGTACATAGAATTCATCTGTACTAACTACAAGTAAATAGAATTACAATGTATATTCCCTCACAACTAGGGAAAAGACCTTTCAGAGGCAGCAGAGCAGGTAAACAAAATAACTAATATAATGAATTTGGCAAAACTAGAATGATGCTTACTCCCAATGCTATAATCAGCAGCTCTTGCAGCTTGCAGTCCTTCCCTACCACTAATCCCTACTCCAATGTTAGCCTCTTGGATCATTCTAACATCATTACCACCATCGCCAATTGCTAGAGTTAGGTACCCAACGGACTTTAGGATAGCAACAAGCTGCACAAATGCAAACAATATAATTTAAACCAATCAACATCTATATAACAACACCATGTGTCATGTTTCAAGGTGGatcaaaagaaacagaaaaattgTCCAAATCAATGTCCATTACAAAACTATCTGCATTCTTATTTATTTGAGCTATTACTTCTGATAAGATATTGAGCTGCACACTACTGAACCATAGTGGTACAATGGTATCCCCAACATTATTTTCTCTGACAATAGCCCATCCAATATCTTGGTATGGAATCATGATATATGATGATTGCCGACCATTCACTTGTAAAGGATTGATGTACATGTCAAATGGTAAATAAAAAATGATGATAAACAACAAAATACCTGTGCTTTCTGCAAAGGTGTCATTCGACAGCATATTGCTGTTCTTGACAGCATCGCCAACCTAGTGAAAGATTCCTTGGAATGCTTTAGAATTATTTCAAGTGCCCAACCATCCAAAACAAATGCAAGATCCTGCATGAACAGATTTAAGATGAAGCACTCCAACTCAGGTTTAACATTGAATCCATGATCTAGAATGAAATATAGTCTCAGTTTGTTTGTTTGCTCAAGAGGGACGTTCAAAAAATACGATACAAATAAGATTCAGGTAGTTGAGTTGAATACAGGACAGGGAAAAAGATCCTCTAGAGCCTACAAATATGGAAGGGGAATATGTTCTGTGCAAGATATTATTTCAGCATCTGACTGACTGGTGCTAAAGCTGAATATATTCTTACAGAACATGGGGGGAAAGAGCTGATAAATACTTGTTTAAGTAATTTACAATTAATTGGAATCCAAGATACATACCTTTGTTTCACACGTATTCTTCGTAATTAGTAATGCCCTCTCTAGGCTTCTTAGTATGTCCTCTTCAGTTTTCCCACTGATAGACAACAATTGGCTATTGGGCTCTGAAGGAGTGAGATATTAAGTGATAATCTTGCTAACAGGTAACAGGTCGATAAGTATGAAATAAAAATTTGCCAAATGTTCAACATCACAAAGTAGTAAAACCATGTGGCAAACCAAAACAGCTCAATGGAGAACATAACAAAGAATGCTAGATGCGTTAGTTGTTATATCACAAATAGGTCAAGTGTGGTCCCACAcccaaaaaaataataaatgacGAAAAATACAAGGTTGTTACATAAGTTATGAGCTCCTACAGAACCATCATGTAATGACATCCTGGAAATATTACTCTCCATCTACTTAATGCATAATTTGACTAAGCTAGAATGCAAAGAACAAATAAAATGATAACtttttgtaatatttttttgatATATTACCAATTTTAACAAAGAGCTCTAAAAAATATCTTCTATTTGTTGTTAGAGAGCCCAGCATTTGGGTACAACAGCAGAAGGAGCAAAGAGATGCTGGTCATAATTCATCTTGTGCTAGGACAATAACTTGCAATAGATCAGTGCAGAAAACATTTGCAAGGCAACTCGTATAGATGGTTGCACATGGCCACTGGCTAAATTTAATGGATATCAGATGTCTCAGGATAGTTTACAGTACCAGAGGATATGAGGTTACAAAGCAGTCCAATCTGAATTGCTGTATTTTGCTTATCGCCAGTTAGCATCCACACATTAATTCCAGCATTCCGTAACAACTTAATGGTTTCAGGCACACCATCCTGCCAGCCAGAAGAATCTATAAGGGAGGCAAGGCAGCAAGTGTAAAATTGTGGTAGGTTTTTCTACTGGTTGTTAGTCTTAGAGGCAGAAATTAGCATTCAAGGTATACCTGAAGACGATCCTCTATGGCAGTAACACCAAGAATATGAAGGTCACGCTCTAGGCTGTGACAGACTTCGGCAATTTTAGACTACATAATTTAGTATAGTAATATTAGCCAAGAGTAGAGTAAGAAGAGTTAGTGAGAAAAATGAGAGAACTTAATAAAGTTAAGAGAAACTAGTTATAACCAGAGTAGTTAATAAGTACCTCCCTATTGTCCAATGAGCAGCTAGCCTCTTGAAAGTTTTTGGACCATTCCTTATATTCATCTTCTTCCAGGTCACGCCATCCCAAACATAATGTTCGCAATCCCAACTGAGAATACATTTCTACTGCCTCAAGATATCTCTGTATTTGTTGTCCTGTGATACATACATACAAAATATGAATTAGAATAAatgtttttttaaataaaactgAAGCTGCACAAAACGACAAAGGTATATttgtaaaataaaatgaaaaagagCTAGGCGCAATCTCTTAAATATTCTGGTTCATCATATGCTAAAATGGAGCCACAACTACACAGTAAGAGCAATAGAAGTCCCCCATGTTTAAATAGGTGTAACCAATTCACAAAAAGATCCTCATTTCTGTGATAATAGGAAACTGTCAGTCCAAATATTGTTTCAGCTAATGCCATTGACCTTTCTGTTCCCTTTGTTGTTCCTTCTTCAATTGTGGTGCAGGAATTGCAATGCAGTCAAAACTTGCAGCCTTTTGTCATGGCCTACATAGATGTGGCTCTTCCACCAGATGGACTAGGTAATAACTCTAGAATTGCAGGTTTGGGAGTAGTCCTTTCTCAGGGCTTCTACACATTCTTGTCAGCTGCAAGTTCTGGCAAAAACTAAGGTGGATGAACTTGCGCCCTCCTTTTATCTGCAAGGATAGCTTCTGTTTTGCAGGTTCTCTCCTTTTGGTTAGGCTCTGACCGCCTTTTAGCAGTCTAATCATCTTCAGAAT from Setaria italica strain Yugu1 chromosome VII, Setaria_italica_v2.0, whole genome shotgun sequence includes the following:
- the LOC101768852 gene encoding phospholipid-transporting ATPase 2, with product MKRFVYINDDLRRQSYCDNRISNTKYNLWNFFPKNLWEQFRRFMNQYFLLIACLQLWSRITPVSPATTWGPLIIIFIVSASKEAWDDYNRYLSDKKANEREVWLVKDGIRRQIKAQEIHVGDIVWLHENDEIPCDLVLIGTSDPQGICYVETSALDGETDLKTRIVPSISANLSVEQLEKVKGVVECPNPDNDIRRFDANMRLFLPTIDNEKCPLTINNTLLQSCYLRYTEWACGVAVYTGNETKSGMSRGTAEPKLTAADAMIDKLTIAIFMFQIVVVLLMGYFGNIWKDTQGLKQWYLMYPVEVPWYDFLVIPLRFELLCSIMIPISIKVTLDLAKGVYAKFIDWDEQMFDWETNTPAHSANTAISEDLGQVEYILSDKTGTLTENRMIFKRCCISNTMYGNDNGDALQDARLQNAVSSNDPDVIKFLMVMALCNTVVPIKSDDDTVSYKAQSQDEEALVNAALNLNMVLISKDSSTAEVCFNGSKFRYELLEILEFTSDRKRMSVVVKEGQTGKILLLSKGADEAILPRAYPGQQIQRYLEAVEMYSQLGLRTLCLGWRDLEEDEYKEWSKNFQEASCSLDNRESKIAEVCHSLERDLHILGVTAIEDRLQDGVPETIKLLRNAGINVWMLTGDKQNTAIQIGLLCNLISSEPNSQLLSISGKTEEDILRSLERALLITKNTCETKDLAFVLDGWALEIILKHSKESFTRLAMLSRTAICCRMTPLQKAQLVAILKSVGYLTLAIGDGGNDVRMIQEANIGVGISGREGLQAARAADYSIGKFKFLKRLILVHGRYSYNRTAFISQYSFYKSLLICFIQILFAFFSGLSGTSLFNSVSLMAYNVFYTSLPVMTIIFDKDISEATALQYPQILLHSQAGRLLNPTTFCGWFGRSLYHALVVFFITICAYADEKSEMQELSMVALSGCIWLQAFVVTTDTNSFTYPQIALIWGNFVAFYMINLILSAIPSLEMYTIMFRLCGQPSYWITMALTVSVAMGPVMAFRYFRNLYWPSAINILQQIEQSNGSTQPSRNVESAVKSARTNLTNVLAGLHRNRGCNYQPLLSDSTETTR